The genomic segment ATCTGGCCCTGGGGCCGGAGCCGGGTGCGGGCCGCGGGGGCCGAACTGCTCGCCGATCCGGCGGCCGCGGCGTGAGGGGCTTGTGGCGGTGGGCCCTGCCGCTGGCGGCCGTGCCCGTCCTGGCGCTCCTCTACTGGGGGCTGGGCCAGGACCAGCGGCGGCTTCCGTCCGCGCTCGAGGGACGCGAGGCGCCCGCGTTCCGGCTCGCCAACCTCTACAACCCGAGCGATTCGGTGAGCCTGAGCGACTTCGAGGGGAAGGTCGTCGTGCTCAACTACTGGGCTTCGTGGTGCATCCCGTGCATCGCCGAGCATCCGGTGCTCGTGCGGATGCGCGAGACGTACGACCCGGAGGAGGTGGCGCTCATCGGCGTCCTCTTCCAGGACACGCCCGAGAACGGGATGCGCTTCATCGAGGAGCTGGGCGGGGAGTGGCCGCTCGCCACGGATCCGGGGAGCCGGACGGCGATCGAATACGGCGTGTACGGGGTGCCCGAGACGTACTTCATCGGCGCCGATGGCGTGGTGGCGCTGCGGCACGATCTCGCGGTGACGTGGGATCTCGTCGAGCGGAACGTGGACTCGCTGCTCGTCGCCCGCGACGCCGCCGGTGCGGCGGGAAGCTGATGCGGTTCCACTCGCGATCCGGGGCTCGCGGGGCGTGGGGCGGCGCCTTTCTCGCCACGGTGCTGCTCGCCGCGCCCGCCGCCGCCCAGACGGTCGACGGGGCCCTCGACGGCGTCGAGCGACCGGCCGCCCCGGGCGACGCGGTCCACAGCGCCGAAATCGACCAGCAGACGGCGGAGATCGGCGCCACGCTGCGCTGTCCCATCTGCCGCCAGCAGTCCGTCGCGGAGTCCTCGTCCCGCATCGCGCGCGAGATGCAGGACGTGATCCGGACGATGCTCGCGGAGGGCCGCACGCCGGAGGAGATCGAGGCCTACTTCGTGGACGCCTACGGCCCCTGGGTCCTTCTCAAGCCCCGGGCCGAAGGGATGAACCTCTTTGTGTACGCTGGTCCCGGTCTGGCCTTTCTCCTCGGCGGGTTCATCGTCGCGCGCCGCATTCGGCGCGGCCGGAGCCGCGACGAGGAAGGGCGCGACGAACCCGAGACGCCCGACCATCTGCGGAAGGCGGATCGCAGGTGGCTGGAGGCCGCGATCAAAGGGTCCTGAGCGGGTGCCGGGCGCCGGAAGACGTTCCCGCGGGAACGTCCCGGCCACGACAGCCCGACGCCCTCCGGCTCAGGCTTCCAACTGCTGCCGCAAGACCGTCTGTAGAATCCCGCCGTTGCGG from the Candidatus Palauibacter scopulicola genome contains:
- a CDS encoding redoxin domain-containing protein; the protein is MRGLWRWALPLAAVPVLALLYWGLGQDQRRLPSALEGREAPAFRLANLYNPSDSVSLSDFEGKVVVLNYWASWCIPCIAEHPVLVRMRETYDPEEVALIGVLFQDTPENGMRFIEELGGEWPLATDPGSRTAIEYGVYGVPETYFIGADGVVALRHDLAVTWDLVERNVDSLLVARDAAGAAGS
- a CDS encoding cytochrome c-type biogenesis protein: MRFHSRSGARGAWGGAFLATVLLAAPAAAQTVDGALDGVERPAAPGDAVHSAEIDQQTAEIGATLRCPICRQQSVAESSSRIAREMQDVIRTMLAEGRTPEEIEAYFVDAYGPWVLLKPRAEGMNLFVYAGPGLAFLLGGFIVARRIRRGRSRDEEGRDEPETPDHLRKADRRWLEAAIKGS